The window AAGCTCGTATGAGGGACTCGGTGTTCCGGATTGCATCGACCAAGGCGAAGAAGCTGTGGAAAAAGTATTGGCTTTTTTAGGGATGAATGGGAAATAGGCCGCTGATTGGCGGTCTATTTTTTTGTCTTCTTGATGAAAAAATTTGGAAAAAAGCAGTATTTTGACGTATCGATATCATTGCAAAGAATGATCAAGTGTGATATAGTATTTTTCGTTAAAACTAAATGACTAAATTATTATTTTGGTCATTTTGCGAGGTGATAAAGTGTCTGTCGATCGAAAAAAGCAGATTCTGGATGCGGCGGCCAAGTCGTTTTCATTATTTGGATACAAGGCCACTACGATGGATCAAGTAGCAAAGCTTGCGAATGTTGGAAAAGGGACTATTTATAATTTTTTTAAAAATAAAGAAGACTTATTTCACGAAATTGTTTCTTCATTAATTGCAGAAATGAAAGAAGCGGCAGAACAATCATTTGATGAAGAAGATTCATTCGTTGAAAAAGTTCATCGTGCTTTGTATCAGGTGCTCGATTTTCGGAGAAAACATCAACTCACCATCAAGCTCTTTCAAGAGGCGAGAGAAATGGGGACACCGGTCGTTTTAGAGGTGATGGATAAAATCGAACGTTCCATTTTAGATTACATCCGAGATAAAATCGAAATGGGAATAAAACACGGAGAAATTAAGAATTGCAATCCTGAAGTGACAGCTTTTGTCATTCTAAAAACGTATATTTCGCTTATTTTTGATTGGGAGAGGGATCATGACCCCCTTGAAAAAGATGAAATCGCTCGATTGTTTGACTTGTATTTTTTTCAAGGACTGTCCAAATAGGAAAATCTTTCTCTTTTTCTCGATGATGATGAAATGAAAAATGAAAAATTGGGAAGGGGATTGTCGTGAACCGTTTATTGATTGTGGCTGAGTTAAAAGAGATTTTCCGAGATCGAAAAAATTTGTTGATCCCGATTTTTGCCATTTTATTTATCCCGATCCTTTATGCAGGAATTTATTTATGGGCGTTTTGGGACCCCTATGGACATTTGGAACGACTTCCCGTCGTCGTAGTAAATCGCGATAAAGGCGCCGATTTTTCCGGAGAAAAGCTGCAATTAGGCGACGAAGTAGTAAAAAAATTAAAAAAGAACGATGATTTTGATTTTCATTTTGACAATAACCGGGAAAGGGCTTATAGAG of the Bacillus smithii genome contains:
- a CDS encoding TetR/AcrR family transcriptional regulator, with the protein product MSVDRKKQILDAAAKSFSLFGYKATTMDQVAKLANVGKGTIYNFFKNKEDLFHEIVSSLIAEMKEAAEQSFDEEDSFVEKVHRALYQVLDFRRKHQLTIKLFQEAREMGTPVVLEVMDKIERSILDYIRDKIEMGIKHGEIKNCNPEVTAFVILKTYISLIFDWERDHDPLEKDEIARLFDLYFFQGLSK